Genomic window (candidate division WOR-3 bacterium):
AACTGACAGTATCTAATTTAATTGCATTAAATCGACAGGAATCAACACAAACACCACATCCAGTACATCTCAAGGTATCTACGACATAGTAAGTTTTAGGCTGAGGCAATTCTTTTTTCTTGGTACAAAATAAGATAGATGTTAATAATCCGATTGCCAATAACCACCAAAATAATAGAGTCAATTTTCGCATATTATCATTCTTTCTATGTTTTAGCCATAATTATACAAATGTTATAAATCAAGGTCAATATGATTAATTGTGACATTTTCTATTGAAAGTTATTAATCTCGTTCACTTACACTTAACTTGAAATTAATTAGTATTAAAACCGTTATCGATTGGGGTAATATTCATTAAGATTGTGCGCATATGCAATTAAGTTCATCTTCATTGTGTTAAAAAAATGTAGTTACTGATTTACTTCACTTGGGTTGATGGTGATGGTATTAAGTGATTTATGCGGTATGTAATATTCAATGTTTTTCTTCATAAATTGTATCAGATTGTGGTTGTTTGATACTATCAGTTTGGAGATAATGTTTATATTTTTCAATACCGAGGCTAATGCCGTCAACAACTGCTCGAGATGAGATGGTTGCGCCCGTTATTGCTTGAATATCACCACCATCTTTGACAAGTTTTAATTCCTGATAACTCTTATTACAAAACTGGTCTTTGAATTGCGGACTCTGGATTTGTGCGCCCAACCCAGGAGTTTCTTTTAGTCCTTCAGATGCGGAGCCAATATAAATTTTCTTGATGGTCAGGTCAGAACCTAATCCAACTAATATTGGTATCGGACCACCGTAACCACGTGGACCAACCTTAAAAACAATACCAATTTTTTGATTTTGTTCATCAAGACCGAGCCAAACCGTGTCTTTAATTACTTCCTGAAAAATTTCTGCATTGGGCAAGACATCAGATAATCTGAATAGTAAGTTTTCTCGTGTTTGTTTTTCAATCTGACCTTTTGTTATGGTATAGACTCGAGATAAAAGAACAGCAGAAATTAGACAGACTAAAAATAGCGATATGACCATCCAAGTTAGTGATTTCACAGGCTACCAATAAACCCTAAATTCAAAATCGCAGATTCCCAATAAATCATAATGACAAATCTCAAAATTATAGATATTGAAATTTTCATATTATCAATTACTTTGGATTTGGGAATTTTTATACTCATTTTGCGCCGAATGCTTTGGGTTTTGTGTAACGGTCAATTAACGGTGTGGCAACATTCATTAATAAGATCGAGAAAGAGACACCTTCTGGATAACCGCCCCAAATTCTAATTAACATTGTAATAATTCCGCATCCGACACCAAAAATCCATTGTCCCTTAGGTGTGATTGGTGATGTGACATAATCTGTTGCCATAAAAAATGCGCCTAACATTAGGCCACCAGAAAAGATGTGAAAAAGAGGAGATAAAGGAGTCGGTAAAATTAGTGACAGAACTAACACAGTGCTTAGATAAGCGAGCGGGATTCGATAACTGATAAATCCTCTTATCAAAAGATAAATAGCACCGATAAGTAATAAAATTGCTGAAGTTTCACCAAGACAACCACCACAATTACCAATAATAAGATTTTTTATTACAGGCAGAGAATTCAATTGTTGAATTATCTCAGGAGATTTATTTAATTTTGCTAAAGATAAAGGAGTTGCTTGAGTAATAGCATCGTAACCTGCAAGAAAACCAGATTTTGGAGCCATCCAGGTTGTAGTCATAAGTTGCGGCCAGGATACGGTTAAGAATGCTCGTGCCGCTAATGCCGGATTAATAAAATTATAACCTAAACCACCAAATAACTGCTTGGCAACAACAATAGCAAAAGCCGAGCCGATAAAAGGTAACCATAAAGGAACTCCTGGTGGTAAATTAAATGCTAAAAGTAATCCAGTAATTACTGCACTGCCATCAAAAATCGTAATTTTTCGACCAAAGAATTTTTGAGACAATGCTTCAAATAAGACCGCAGAAAAGATACTAATAACTACAATGCCTAAAGCACGAAGTCCAAAGAAATAGATTGCACCGAGTAAAACCGGGATTAAAGCAATTACCACTGACCACATTATTGCTGAGATTGTAATCTTGGAACGAATATGAGGCGAGACCGAAACATATAATTCTTTGATTACAATCGGACGGGTATTATTTGATGTCAGTAAGGTCTGATTACTGATATCAGACGTTGTTTGATTATTTACGTTTTCTCTATTTATAGGCATCTCTCAATTCTCTTTTTGCATAGATAAATGCGTGAACTAACTTTATTTTTGCTGGACAGACATAAGCACAACAACCACATTCAATGCAATCGAACAAATTGTAGGCTTGCGCTTTTTCAAATTCTTTTTTACGAATAAAATTATTCAGTTCACAAGGCAATAAATCCATTGGACAAGCAGAAACACATCGCGCACAACGGATGCAAGGGGCTTCTTCAGATACTTTGACTTCTTCTTGGCTTAAGATAACAATACCTGATGTTCCTTTAATGATTGGCAATTCATCATTATATTGGGCGATGCCCATCATTGGGCCACCAAAGATTATTTTTGCCGGCTCTTTAATATAACCACCGCAAAAATTTATTAAATCATAAACCGGTGTTCCCAAGCGAACTAAAAGATTTTTAGGTTCACGGATACAACTACCAGTAACTGTGACGACTCGTTCAATTAATGGCTTATTAAAGCGACAGGCTTCATATACGGCCAGTGCAGTGCCAACATTTTGGACTAAAGCCCCAACATCCATTGGTAAGCCACCTGAAGGAACTTTGCGGTTGAGTAATGCTTTGATTAGTTGTTTTTCTGCTCCTTGCGGATATTTAGTCTTTAGTCCGACAACTGAAAACCTGTTATCTTGAGATATTGATTGTTTCATTACCTTAATCGCATCAGGTTTATTATCTTCAATACCAATTATAACTTGCGAAACATTGAGAATT
Coding sequences:
- the rsxC gene encoding electron transport complex subunit RsxC, yielding MFKVLSRNRPFFGFKGGVHPKEFKELSAHKPIEKAPIPKRVFRPYIQHTGIRTKPIISIGDTVKVGTKIGEAEGYISVPIHASISGKVIDISEIDHPVLPTRTLTCVIESDGQDIWEENIKERDYQNFSREELISIIRDAGIVGLGGAAFPTYVKLSPPKEKPIDTLIINGCECEPYLTADHRLMLEKPNEIFEGAKIIAKILNVSQVIIGIEDNKPDAIKVMKQSISQDNRFSVVGLKTKYPQGAEKQLIKALLNRKVPSGGLPMDVGALVQNVGTALAVYEACRFNKPLIERVVTVTGSCIREPKNLLVRLGTPVYDLINFCGGYIKEPAKIIFGGPMMGIAQYNDELPIIKGTSGIVILSQEEVKVSEEAPCIRCARCVSACPMDLLPCELNNFIRKKEFEKAQAYNLFDCIECGCCAYVCPAKIKLVHAFIYAKRELRDAYK
- a CDS encoding RnfABCDGE type electron transport complex subunit D, with product MPINRENVNNQTTSDISNQTLLTSNNTRPIVIKELYVSVSPHIRSKITISAIMWSVVIALIPVLLGAIYFFGLRALGIVVISIFSAVLFEALSQKFFGRKITIFDGSAVITGLLLAFNLPPGVPLWLPFIGSAFAIVVAKQLFGGLGYNFINPALAARAFLTVSWPQLMTTTWMAPKSGFLAGYDAITQATPLSLAKLNKSPEIIQQLNSLPVIKNLIIGNCGGCLGETSAILLLIGAIYLLIRGFISYRIPLAYLSTVLVLSLILPTPLSPLFHIFSGGLMLGAFFMATDYVTSPITPKGQWIFGVGCGIITMLIRIWGGYPEGVSFSILLMNVATPLIDRYTKPKAFGAK
- a CDS encoding 4Fe-4S binding protein, producing the protein MRKLTLLFWWLLAIGLLTSILFCTKKKELPQPKTYYVVDTLRCTGCGVCVDSCRFNAIKLDTVSWKAHIDTMLCTLCGVCKRVCRYQAIKDTTY
- a CDS encoding RnfABCDGE type electron transport complex subunit G, with product MKSLTWMVISLFLVCLISAVLLSRVYTITKGQIEKQTRENLLFRLSDVLPNAEIFQEVIKDTVWLGLDEQNQKIGIVFKVGPRGYGGPIPILVGLGSDLTIKKIYIGSASEGLKETPGLGAQIQSPQFKDQFCNKSYQELKLVKDGGDIQAITGATISSRAVVDGISLGIEKYKHYLQTDSIKQPQSDTIYEEKH